A portion of the Parvularculales bacterium genome contains these proteins:
- the cysE gene encoding serine O-acetyltransferase, producing MPQHVRSVADTDPVWTRVRQDAHALTEEEPALASFLLAAVLNHSRLDDVLCRHLAQKLANQEVSATLLQQVFDEAMSADADIGVACRADIVAVYNRDPACTNYLEPIIYFKGFHALQSYRVAHWLWQKDRRPMALYLQNRISEVFAVDIHPAAQIGRGIMVDHATGLVIGETAVVEDEVSMLHGVTLGGTGKQTGDRHPKVRRGSLIAAGAKILGNIEIGECARIGAGSVVLEDTPAHSTAVGVPAKVVQRGEKHEPAQEMDHMICCEDWQI from the coding sequence ATGCCACAGCATGTTCGCTCTGTTGCTGATACGGATCCGGTATGGACTCGAGTTCGTCAGGATGCCCATGCACTGACCGAAGAAGAGCCGGCACTTGCCAGTTTTTTGCTGGCAGCTGTCCTAAACCACTCTCGATTGGACGATGTTTTGTGTCGTCATCTGGCGCAGAAACTTGCCAATCAGGAAGTTAGCGCTACGCTGCTACAGCAAGTGTTTGATGAGGCCATGTCGGCAGATGCAGATATAGGCGTTGCTTGCCGGGCGGATATTGTAGCGGTTTATAATCGTGACCCGGCGTGCACCAACTATCTGGAGCCAATAATTTATTTTAAAGGGTTCCATGCGCTACAATCTTATCGTGTGGCTCATTGGTTGTGGCAAAAAGACCGCCGCCCTATGGCACTATATTTGCAAAACCGTATCTCAGAGGTGTTTGCTGTTGATATTCATCCGGCTGCACAGATTGGTCGGGGCATCATGGTTGACCATGCAACGGGCCTTGTTATTGGTGAAACGGCGGTGGTAGAGGATGAGGTGTCCATGCTGCATGGCGTGACTTTGGGGGGAACCGGCAAGCAAACCGGCGACAGGCATCCTAAGGTGCGTCGGGGGTCATTGATTGCGGCGGGAGCTAAAATCTTGGGTAACATAGAGATAGGGGAATGCGCTCGCATCGGTGCGGGTAGTGTTGTGTTGGAAGATACACCGGCTCACAGTACGGCTGTGGGAGTTCCGGCGAAGGTAGTCCAACGGGGAGAGAAGCATGAACCGGCACAGGAAATGGATCACATGATTTGTTGTGAAGACTGGCAGATATAA